From Cryptococcus neoformans var. neoformans B-3501A chromosome 6, whole genome shotgun sequence, the proteins below share one genomic window:
- a CDS encoding hypothetical protein (Match to ESTs gb|CF185985.1|CF185985, gb|CF185844.1|CF185844; HMMPfam hit to UQ_con, Ubiquitin-conjugating enzyme, score: 214.2, E(): 2.5e-61), translating to MMPPTPRTNASSSSSPYPPSRPNSAKPAISSNGNSSTANSSLILRKQLMELQKHPVDGFSAGLVDDDNMLEWDIVIMGPVDTLWEGAILKARLIFPPEYPLLPPKMIFDSEMWHPNIYNKGDKKGEVCVSILHQPGEDEWGFEDAGERWLPVHTVESVLISVISLLSQDVPDLSSPANVDAAKEVREDYPSYKKKVKRLARRSAEEAYD from the exons ATGATGCCTCCTACTCCCCGCACCAACGCTagctcatcctcctccccttaTCCTCCGTCCCGCCCCAACTCTGCAAAGCCCGCCATTTCTTCAAATGGTAACTCCAGTACGGCAAATTCGTCACTGATACTCCGCAAGCAGCTTATGG AGCTCCAGAAGCATCCCGTGGACGGATTCTCTGCTGGTCTTGTGGACGATGATAACATGCTGGAGTGGGATATCGTCATTATGGG TCCTGTGGATACTTTATGGGAAGGCGCCATTCTCAAAGCTCGACTCATTTTCCCTCCT GAGTACCCTTTATTACCCCCAAAGATGATCTTCGATTCTGAAATGTGGCATCCTAATA TATACAACAAGGGCGATAAGAAGGGAGAAGTCTGTGTTTCTATCTTG CACCAGCcaggtgaagatgaatgGGGGTTCGAAGATGCAGGAGAAAGATGGTTACCCGTCCACACGGTTGAATCTGTC TTGATTTCCGtcatctcccttctctctcaagaCGTCCCAgacctctcttcccccgcCAACGTCGATGCGGCCAAGGAGGTTAGGGAAGATTATCCCTCatacaagaagaaggttaAGCGGTTGGCAAGGAGAAGTGCTGAGGAGGCTTATGATTGA